The following coding sequences are from one Paenibacillus sp. JDR-2 window:
- a CDS encoding chloride channel protein, with the protein MANITKTSLVRLAVAAVVGICTGSASALFLTSLEWATETSMTHAWLLWLLPLGGALVSWLYMQYGKDAAKGNNLLLDRIYGGETAVPLRMAPLVLFGTIITHLFSGSAGREGTAVQMGGSLAEMIGKRFKLSGAERKIILLCGISSGFGSVFGTPAAGAIFALEVAALGAISLESILPIFLASYAGHYTTLAWGVRHLHYSMGTIPPPSVMLLIKVAAAAVLFGLSALLFVTLTHKLKAWFTKLLPNPMIKSFVGGLIIIALVYLIGSRNYLGLGLPLLQHSFEEAAAPLAFLWKTLFTSITLGSGFQGGEVTPLFVIGSTFGSALAKLLAVSVPLLAGIGLISIFSGATNTPLASFILGLELFGLQGYGWLYMLIGCAVAYLCSGAPGIYSAQRARRYFKELWS; encoded by the coding sequence ATGGCAAATATTACGAAAACATCCCTAGTCCGGCTGGCCGTTGCGGCTGTCGTCGGCATTTGTACCGGGTCGGCGTCCGCTCTATTCCTGACAAGCTTGGAATGGGCAACGGAAACATCCATGACGCACGCGTGGCTGCTGTGGCTTCTCCCTCTAGGCGGAGCGTTGGTCAGCTGGCTTTATATGCAATACGGAAAGGATGCGGCAAAAGGCAATAACCTGTTGCTTGACCGGATCTATGGCGGAGAGACCGCTGTTCCTCTGCGCATGGCGCCGCTAGTCCTATTTGGTACGATTATTACCCATCTGTTCAGCGGTTCTGCGGGTCGGGAAGGTACGGCGGTTCAAATGGGCGGCAGCTTGGCGGAAATGATCGGCAAGCGCTTCAAGCTTAGCGGCGCGGAACGAAAAATCATCCTGCTGTGCGGAATCAGCAGCGGATTTGGTTCCGTCTTTGGCACTCCCGCTGCCGGTGCTATATTTGCCCTGGAGGTTGCCGCGCTTGGCGCCATTTCACTCGAGTCCATTCTGCCGATTTTTCTCGCCAGCTATGCAGGCCATTATACGACGTTAGCCTGGGGCGTACGCCATCTTCATTATTCGATGGGGACAATCCCTCCCCCTAGCGTTATGCTATTGATCAAAGTTGCCGCGGCAGCCGTATTATTCGGACTTTCAGCCCTCTTGTTCGTTACTTTAACCCATAAGCTGAAAGCCTGGTTTACGAAGCTGCTGCCGAATCCGATGATCAAAAGCTTTGTTGGCGGTCTAATCATCATCGCATTGGTCTATCTCATCGGCTCACGGAATTACTTAGGCCTTGGTCTTCCGTTGTTGCAGCATTCCTTCGAGGAAGCAGCAGCTCCGCTTGCCTTCTTGTGGAAAACGCTCTTTACTTCCATTACTCTTGGATCCGGATTCCAGGGCGGCGAGGTTACGCCATTATTCGTGATTGGCTCAACATTTGGCAGTGCGCTTGCCAAGCTGCTTGCCGTTTCCGTTCCCCTGCTTGCCGGTATCGGCTTAATCTCGATCTTCAGCGGGGCAACCAATACACCGCTTGCCAGCTTTATTCTCGGTCTTGAGCTGTTTGGCCTGCAAGGCTACGGCTGGCTCTATATGCTGATCGGATGCGCAGTCGCTTATCTGTGTTCGGGGGCGCCGGGCATTTATTCCGCACAGCGTGCGCGGCGTTATTTCAAAGAATTGTGGAGCTAA
- a CDS encoding response regulator transcription factor — MSTIKIFLVEDDPDWIRAMTAYLNSEPDLEVAGFANTSREAIEKARQLDFDVVLLDIQLTDYEEEGIHTAIELNDIHPAKIIMLTSMKDESIIMQAFTAGAVNYVEKTNYKELPHVIRNAYQHPRAMDALLKDYARLKREEQLKQLTAAEREVFELIEQGYTQPQLEKKLYKTESTLKNQVNKMLKKLGVTSRKEAVEKVRRKGLLPPK; from the coding sequence ATGTCAACGATAAAAATCTTTCTAGTCGAAGATGATCCGGACTGGATCCGGGCAATGACCGCCTATTTGAACAGCGAGCCCGATCTGGAGGTCGCAGGCTTCGCGAACACATCGCGTGAAGCGATTGAGAAGGCGCGGCAGCTGGACTTCGATGTTGTCCTGCTGGATATCCAGCTGACGGACTACGAGGAAGAAGGCATTCATACCGCTATCGAGCTGAATGATATTCATCCGGCGAAGATCATTATGCTTACTTCCATGAAGGATGAATCCATCATCATGCAGGCTTTTACAGCGGGGGCGGTTAATTACGTGGAGAAGACCAACTACAAGGAGCTCCCCCATGTCATAAGGAACGCGTATCAGCATCCACGGGCAATGGATGCTTTGCTTAAGGATTACGCCAGGCTGAAGCGGGAGGAGCAGCTCAAGCAGCTCACTGCCGCCGAGCGCGAAGTGTTCGAACTGATCGAGCAGGGCTATACGCAGCCGCAGTTGGAGAAGAAGCTCTACAAGACGGAAAGCACTCTGAAGAATCAGGTGAACAAAATGCTTAAAAAGCTGGGGGTAACAAGCCGCAAAGAAGCCGTGGAAAAGGTGCGGCGCAAAGGCTTGCTTCCCCCAAAATAA
- a CDS encoding stalk domain-containing protein, giving the protein MVINQWGIKSAAAVLALALLTSGVSEGKAESAAAVTATATSAVPAKTTILLDDVELPFDSPPIIVKGVTFVPFRTIGEALGLQKVVWDEKTQTVTAEGSKQGKAVKLSMKIGSGTAVVNGTNVKLPAEPMMRNNRVLIPLSFFSTQFGAQVGWSQSTNTVTIKSPQKAMHLRTFYALSSFAERDLVNSANSVAYGWSRIDRDGNFTLEGSEYRVPEPSGDITPQSLVSDAADKSIKPYLMVYSLDGQNELTTMMGSENLRANSISGITKAISDYGFGGVVLDFEGLGFQMDKVEQQKLLNSYVKQLKDALPKDVALSLVVHAPNSAYQGYDYKTLASLADDLVLMAYKYNPSGTASQVPNPNNKVNEAIQMALKAGVPKSKLLLGIDLSAETPQSIDDKLGLAKRYQLKGAALWRLGLYGKYSPDMIPAINKSVIKE; this is encoded by the coding sequence ATGGTGATCAATCAATGGGGAATCAAATCTGCCGCCGCCGTACTGGCACTTGCCTTGTTAACGAGCGGTGTTTCCGAAGGAAAGGCCGAATCGGCAGCTGCCGTGACGGCAACGGCGACGTCTGCCGTTCCTGCCAAGACGACGATTCTATTAGATGATGTAGAGCTGCCTTTCGATAGCCCGCCAATTATCGTAAAAGGCGTTACTTTTGTTCCGTTCCGCACGATTGGCGAAGCGCTTGGGCTTCAGAAGGTCGTCTGGGACGAGAAGACGCAGACGGTTACCGCGGAAGGAAGCAAGCAAGGCAAGGCGGTAAAGCTGTCCATGAAGATTGGCAGCGGCACAGCCGTTGTAAACGGGACAAACGTAAAGCTGCCGGCTGAGCCGATGATGCGAAATAATCGCGTGCTTATCCCGTTAAGCTTTTTTAGCACCCAATTCGGCGCTCAAGTCGGATGGAGTCAGTCGACCAATACCGTAACGATCAAGTCACCGCAAAAAGCGATGCATCTGCGTACATTCTACGCGTTATCTTCTTTCGCGGAGCGGGATCTGGTGAATTCGGCAAACTCCGTTGCTTATGGCTGGAGCCGAATCGACCGTGACGGCAATTTTACGCTAGAAGGCTCCGAATACCGGGTTCCAGAACCTAGCGGCGATATTACGCCGCAATCGTTAGTCAGCGATGCCGCAGACAAGTCGATAAAGCCCTATCTTATGGTGTATTCCTTGGACGGGCAAAATGAATTGACGACAATGATGGGCAGCGAGAACCTTCGCGCCAATTCGATCAGCGGCATTACAAAGGCTATTTCGGATTACGGCTTTGGCGGCGTGGTCCTGGATTTTGAAGGGCTTGGCTTCCAAATGGACAAAGTGGAGCAGCAGAAGCTTCTTAATAGCTATGTGAAGCAACTGAAGGATGCGCTCCCGAAGGATGTAGCATTATCTCTTGTTGTGCATGCGCCAAACAGCGCTTATCAAGGCTATGATTACAAGACGCTGGCAAGCCTTGCGGATGACCTTGTTCTCATGGCTTACAAATACAATCCTTCAGGGACGGCATCTCAAGTACCTAATCCCAATAATAAGGTGAACGAAGCAATCCAAATGGCTTTAAAAGCAGGCGTGCCCAAATCCAAGCTTCTGCTTGGCATCGATTTGAGTGCGGAAACCCCGCAATCCATTGACGATAAACTTGGCCTAGCCAAGCGTTACCAGTTGAAGGGCGCTGCGCTTTGGCGCTTGGGCTTGTATGGCAAATATTCGCCTGATATGATTCCGGCCATTAATAAATCCGTTATAAAAGAATAG
- a CDS encoding ABC transporter ATP-binding protein encodes MQHMMKYVKKYGLLFTFCVLLVSVEALADLLQPTMMSHIVDEGVAAKEMDKVLHFGGYMLLITLGGAIAASGRNIVSSIVSQRFGAELRQDLFEKIQGLSFESVDRFDRASLVTRLTNDVTQVQNFVNGMMRIFVKAPMLCIGGFIMAFRLNPYLSIVLMIVIPIVGLMIVLNMKVGLPLFLKVQNALDRLNGVMREYLSGVRVVKAFNRFDLEVDKFNGINKQYETRSTSAQRVMSVFGPGVTLTMNIGIVAVIWLGGIRVNNGHTQVGHIIAFVNYMTQILFSLTTMTMIFNMFVRAKASTGRIVQVLAETNPMADLAQQSNVKELKGKGAIEFDNVSFSYEGPKGEPVLKSISFSCQPGETVAVIGSTGSGKSTLVNLIPRFYDVTEGAVRINGINIREVDTHELRERIAIVPQKSVLFTGPVVDNIRIGKQDASMEEVVAAAQMASAHSFVSDLPEQYNTMIGQGGVNFSGGQKQRISIARALIRKPDILILDDCTSALDSATEASIKRAISEYAKDVTVLLIAQRISSVKDAGTIIVMDDGEIVGMGSHDRLMQDCKVYQEIYRSQIGKEVDNHASA; translated from the coding sequence GTGCAGCACATGATGAAATATGTCAAAAAATATGGCCTGTTGTTCACCTTTTGCGTCCTGCTCGTCAGCGTTGAGGCATTGGCGGATCTGCTTCAGCCGACCATGATGTCGCATATCGTGGACGAAGGAGTTGCGGCCAAGGAGATGGATAAGGTTCTCCATTTCGGAGGATATATGCTGCTGATTACGCTTGGAGGCGCTATTGCGGCATCCGGCCGAAATATTGTCTCCAGCATCGTATCCCAGCGCTTTGGCGCAGAGCTTCGCCAGGATTTGTTCGAGAAAATTCAAGGGTTAAGCTTCGAAAGCGTAGACCGCTTCGACCGTGCATCGCTGGTTACACGGCTTACCAATGACGTGACGCAAGTCCAAAACTTCGTTAACGGCATGATGCGGATTTTTGTCAAGGCACCTATGCTTTGTATCGGAGGGTTTATTATGGCCTTCCGGTTAAACCCGTATTTATCCATTGTTCTTATGATTGTTATTCCGATCGTCGGTTTAATGATTGTGCTAAACATGAAGGTTGGTCTGCCTTTGTTCTTGAAGGTGCAAAATGCGCTAGACCGGTTAAACGGCGTTATGCGCGAGTATTTGTCAGGGGTCAGAGTTGTCAAAGCCTTCAACCGGTTTGATCTTGAGGTCGACAAATTCAACGGCATTAACAAGCAATATGAGACTCGGTCTACCTCCGCGCAGCGGGTTATGTCCGTATTTGGTCCCGGCGTAACGCTGACGATGAATATCGGGATTGTGGCTGTCATCTGGCTCGGCGGAATCCGGGTTAATAACGGACATACTCAGGTTGGTCATATTATAGCGTTCGTTAACTACATGACGCAGATCCTGTTCTCGCTGACGACAATGACGATGATCTTCAACATGTTCGTTCGGGCGAAGGCTTCAACTGGCCGGATTGTGCAGGTGCTTGCGGAGACCAATCCAATGGCGGACCTGGCTCAACAATCTAATGTGAAAGAGCTGAAGGGCAAAGGCGCTATCGAATTCGACAATGTCAGCTTTTCTTATGAAGGTCCCAAAGGCGAGCCTGTTCTGAAGTCGATCAGCTTCAGCTGCCAGCCCGGAGAGACCGTAGCCGTAATCGGCTCAACCGGTTCGGGAAAAAGCACGCTGGTAAATCTGATCCCTCGTTTCTACGACGTTACTGAAGGAGCAGTCCGAATTAACGGCATCAATATTCGTGAGGTGGATACTCATGAATTGAGAGAGCGGATTGCCATCGTTCCGCAGAAATCGGTGCTGTTTACCGGACCGGTAGTCGATAATATCCGGATCGGCAAGCAGGACGCGTCTATGGAGGAAGTTGTGGCTGCGGCCCAAATGGCTTCGGCTCATTCGTTTGTTTCGGATCTGCCGGAACAGTACAATACGATGATTGGCCAAGGCGGGGTGAATTTCTCCGGCGGACAGAAGCAGAGAATTTCGATTGCGAGAGCGCTCATCCGGAAGCCTGATATTCTTATTCTCGACGACTGCACAAGCGCGCTCGACAGCGCGACGGAGGCATCGATTAAGCGCGCGATTAGCGAATACGCCAAGGATGTTACCGTTCTGCTCATTGCCCAGCGGATTTCCTCCGTGAAGGATGCTGGCACCATCATCGTAATGGACGACGGAGAAATAGTAGGCATGGGCAGTCATGACCGTCTGATGCAGGATTGCAAGGTTTATCAGGAGATCTACCGCTCGCAAATCGGCAAGGAGGTGGATAACCATGCCTCAGCCTAA
- a CDS encoding M42 family metallopeptidase: MDNPLNKTLNRRYILRFLEELLQIPSPSGYCMNIMTRLEEEAAKLGYTMERTPKGNGMITIGGSGNSADAIAYTAHVDTLGAMVRSIKPNGMLRITPIGGYNMQTVEGEYCLVHTRDGRQYEGTVLSNKTSVHVYSDAREWKRDEANMEIRIDENTSSKSETETLGIAVGDIVSWDPRVRITPLGWVKSRHLDDKASVAALFGLLEWMKRVDKKPERTLKLIFSTYEEVGHGNSYMPADITELIAVDMGAIGDDLSTTERDVSICAKDSSGPYDYEMTSKLIELAKLHQLPYAVDIYPHYGSDASAALRGGSNIRAALIGPGVHASHAMERTHADAIVNTAALLLAYLGLSVS, translated from the coding sequence ATGGATAACCCATTAAATAAAACATTAAACCGGAGGTATATCTTAAGATTTCTGGAGGAACTTCTTCAGATTCCAAGTCCTAGCGGCTATTGCATGAACATCATGACCCGTCTCGAGGAAGAAGCGGCGAAGCTTGGTTATACGATGGAGCGAACGCCTAAGGGGAACGGAATGATTACGATTGGGGGCAGCGGCAATTCGGCAGATGCGATTGCTTATACCGCCCATGTCGACACGCTTGGCGCTATGGTTCGTTCCATTAAACCAAACGGCATGCTTCGGATTACTCCTATCGGGGGGTATAACATGCAGACGGTAGAAGGAGAATATTGCCTGGTTCACACTAGGGACGGAAGGCAGTATGAAGGTACGGTCTTGTCTAACAAAACTTCTGTCCATGTCTATTCGGACGCAAGGGAATGGAAGCGGGACGAAGCCAACATGGAGATCCGGATCGACGAGAATACGTCCAGCAAGTCGGAAACGGAGACTCTGGGCATTGCGGTAGGCGATATCGTGTCGTGGGATCCGAGAGTGCGGATTACGCCGCTAGGCTGGGTGAAATCCCGGCATCTCGATGACAAGGCCAGCGTTGCGGCGTTGTTTGGTCTTCTGGAATGGATGAAGCGGGTCGATAAAAAGCCGGAGCGTACGCTTAAGCTTATTTTCTCCACTTATGAAGAGGTAGGACACGGCAATTCTTATATGCCAGCCGACATTACGGAGCTCATTGCGGTTGACATGGGAGCGATTGGAGACGATTTGTCCACGACGGAGCGGGATGTATCGATCTGCGCCAAGGATTCTTCCGGACCGTACGATTACGAGATGACTTCGAAACTGATTGAGCTTGCAAAGCTGCATCAGCTGCCTTATGCCGTGGATATTTATCCGCATTATGGCTCCGATGCTTCTGCTGCGCTGCGGGGAGGAAGCAATATTCGCGCAGCATTAATCGGTCCCGGCGTGCATGCCTCGCATGCGATGGAACGGACTCACGCCGATGCGATCGTAAATACCGCAGCTCTGCTGCTTGCATACTTGGGATTATCCGTTTCCTAA
- a CDS encoding GNAT family N-acetyltransferase: MLFTTLNELDITVWPLAKKLYEQSFPKEGRKPDAIINGMFRRMPCYLHTLTDEGRVEAMALSGLTGGGKILLIDYIAVSGQRRGEGIGSQLIEAIADWAQKVMLLDGLLIEVESEHAPANERRIRFWERNGFKITDYEHPYIWVPEPYRAMYKPLSKEKAWLGDGSGKQLFRYITAFHEKAYSKK, encoded by the coding sequence ATGTTGTTTACGACCTTGAATGAGCTCGACATTACCGTGTGGCCGCTTGCAAAGAAGCTGTACGAACAGTCGTTTCCGAAGGAAGGGCGAAAGCCCGATGCGATTATTAACGGGATGTTCCGGAGAATGCCGTGCTATCTCCATACCCTTACCGATGAGGGCCGTGTAGAAGCAATGGCATTGTCCGGTCTTACGGGCGGAGGGAAAATACTGCTTATCGATTATATCGCGGTTTCCGGGCAGCGCAGGGGAGAGGGAATCGGCTCTCAACTGATCGAAGCCATTGCGGATTGGGCGCAAAAGGTCATGCTGCTTGACGGACTGCTTATCGAGGTGGAGTCGGAGCATGCGCCAGCAAACGAGCGGCGCATCCGGTTCTGGGAGCGGAACGGGTTCAAGATTACCGATTACGAGCATCCTTATATCTGGGTGCCGGAGCCATACCGGGCGATGTACAAACCGCTCAGCAAGGAAAAGGCCTGGCTTGGGGACGGGAGCGGAAAACAGCTGTTCCGTTACATAACCGCTTTTCACGAAAAGGCATATTCCAAGAAATAA
- a CDS encoding sensor histidine kinase has product MIYYFFALLTAAVILLVNNPRSEMNRWAAFFLSAAAIGGLTDVLIRYGYNEWANIEQLLNHTLSPYGILVFSIVYSELVSEKRMRLYLKLALLVLPVWMILTTPLKPEIRLDYRFLLGWAALYYIAACLLLIVSLWKETNRRKRRNRFIATIIIVPTILAVLLFINIAAVVAPDLEAFRYVSLFIIYSLSVALICTFIYGVLGVRLRFEKDPLEGTMKAVSLGAVQLNHSIKNEIGKIAISSDNLKRELSDRSPDSLSHLAIITSASEHMLDMVNRIHSQMRDIVLAEKPFRLDQLVESCLALNKGLFEKKEIHIQYDYACRPIMIGDPVHLSEAIGNVLMNAAEAVETGGELTIRLGREKKSVQLTINDDGKGIPADQLERVFEPFFSTKNRSSNYGLGLSYVYNVMKKSGGSVDVISRENEGTTVIFHFTAKNIRFG; this is encoded by the coding sequence ATGATTTATTACTTCTTCGCGCTGCTGACAGCCGCGGTCATCTTGCTGGTAAACAATCCCCGCAGCGAGATGAACCGCTGGGCGGCGTTTTTCCTCAGCGCAGCCGCGATAGGCGGTTTGACGGATGTATTGATTCGGTATGGCTATAACGAATGGGCGAACATCGAGCAGCTGCTTAACCATACATTATCGCCTTACGGCATTCTTGTATTTAGCATTGTTTATTCGGAACTGGTATCCGAAAAAAGAATGAGGCTTTATTTGAAGCTGGCTTTGCTTGTTCTTCCTGTTTGGATGATTCTGACGACGCCGTTAAAGCCCGAAATCCGGCTGGATTACCGGTTCTTGCTGGGCTGGGCAGCCCTTTATTACATCGCTGCGTGCCTTTTGCTTATCGTCTCCTTATGGAAGGAGACGAACCGCCGCAAGCGACGGAACCGTTTTATAGCAACTATTATTATTGTGCCGACTATTCTGGCGGTGCTGCTCTTCATTAACATAGCGGCAGTTGTTGCTCCCGATTTGGAGGCTTTCCGCTATGTATCGTTGTTCATCATTTATTCGTTATCCGTTGCTTTGATTTGTACGTTTATTTACGGTGTGCTGGGAGTTAGGCTGCGCTTTGAGAAGGATCCGCTCGAAGGAACAATGAAGGCGGTCAGCTTAGGAGCGGTGCAGCTTAATCATTCCATCAAAAACGAAATCGGCAAAATTGCCATCAGCTCGGATAACCTGAAGAGGGAGCTATCAGACCGGTCGCCAGACTCGTTATCGCATCTTGCTATCATAACGTCTGCCTCGGAGCACATGCTTGACATGGTCAACCGGATTCACAGCCAGATGCGAGACATCGTTCTTGCAGAGAAGCCATTCAGGCTGGACCAGCTGGTGGAAAGCTGCTTGGCTTTGAATAAAGGGTTGTTTGAGAAGAAGGAAATCCATATCCAGTACGATTATGCCTGCCGTCCAATTATGATTGGCGATCCCGTTCATTTATCTGAAGCAATCGGCAACGTACTTATGAACGCAGCTGAAGCGGTGGAGACCGGAGGGGAATTAACCATTCGTCTGGGACGAGAAAAAAAGTCCGTGCAATTAACGATAAATGACGATGGGAAAGGGATACCGGCTGATCAGTTGGAGCGGGTATTTGAACCGTTCTTCAGCACGAAGAACCGCTCAAGCAACTATGGTCTAGGCCTTTCTTACGTCTATAATGTGATGAAAAAGAGCGGAGGTTCGGTTGACGTAATTAGCAGGGAGAATGAAGGGACAACCGTCATTTTTCATTTTACCGCTAAAAACATCCGCTTCGGCTGA
- a CDS encoding ABC transporter ATP-binding protein has translation MGGRPGGPGFGGRGGPKQKPKNFRATLMRLWGYLSGERKQLSLVFGFILVDSAIMLLGPYLIGVAVNAMVEGKGAVDFSLLHLVLFALVASYLADASLSFLQGWMMAGISQRIVSRLRRTLFEKLQRLPLVYFDTRRHGELMSRLSNDIDNVSTSVSQTSAQLMTGSIALIGSLIMMLVLSPLLTLASLITVPLVFLLARTITKRTSALFKNQQAQLGRLNGQVEETITGFQVVKAFNYEATSIAEFRKDNDELCQVSTKAQIWSGFMMPLLSVINNIGFAAVAIVGGVMAVHGMITVGIIASFLSYSRQFVRPMMDLANTYNILQSGIAGAERVFEVLDEKEEVEDAPDAVELRSPKGEVVFENVQFGYRSDVQILKGVSFKAEAGSSTALVGPTGAGKTTVINLLSRFYDVTGGRILIDGRDIRDYTRDSLRRTFGIVLQDTYLFSGTVKENLKYGKPEATDEEVRRAARMAGADGFIRRLTQQYDTPLTENGGNLSQGQRQLLAIARAILAEPSILILDEATSSIDTRTELRIQEAMLQMMEGRTSFIIAHRLSTIQNADTILVIDKGTIAEQGSHSELMEKEGLYYGMHRNLTV, from the coding sequence ATGGGAGGACGTCCAGGCGGTCCCGGATTTGGCGGACGCGGCGGACCCAAGCAAAAGCCAAAAAACTTTCGTGCGACATTAATGCGCCTATGGGGTTATTTGAGCGGTGAGCGCAAGCAGCTTTCCTTGGTATTTGGCTTTATCCTGGTCGATTCCGCTATCATGCTTCTTGGGCCATATTTAATCGGGGTTGCCGTAAACGCGATGGTAGAAGGGAAAGGAGCGGTTGACTTCAGTCTGCTGCACCTTGTACTGTTTGCGCTGGTTGCTTCTTATTTGGCGGATGCCTCGCTGAGCTTCCTGCAAGGATGGATGATGGCAGGGATCTCCCAGCGGATCGTCAGCCGGCTTCGGCGTACCTTATTCGAGAAGCTGCAGCGTTTGCCGCTTGTTTATTTCGATACGCGCAGGCACGGCGAGCTGATGAGCCGTCTGTCGAATGATATCGACAATGTCAGCACGTCCGTCTCGCAGACCTCGGCGCAGCTGATGACTGGCTCAATCGCGTTGATCGGATCGCTGATCATGATGCTTGTGCTGAGTCCTCTTTTAACGCTGGCAAGCCTGATTACGGTACCGCTTGTTTTTCTGCTTGCCAGAACCATTACGAAGCGAACCAGCGCATTATTCAAAAATCAGCAAGCTCAACTGGGACGATTAAACGGTCAAGTCGAGGAGACGATCACCGGCTTCCAGGTTGTCAAAGCCTTTAACTATGAAGCAACTTCGATTGCCGAATTCCGGAAAGACAATGATGAGTTATGCCAAGTAAGCACCAAAGCACAAATTTGGTCCGGCTTTATGATGCCGCTGCTCAGCGTGATTAACAATATCGGCTTTGCGGCAGTGGCGATAGTCGGAGGGGTTATGGCTGTGCACGGAATGATAACGGTAGGCATCATCGCGAGCTTCTTGAGCTATTCCCGGCAATTTGTCCGGCCAATGATGGACTTGGCGAATACGTATAACATTCTCCAGTCAGGGATTGCAGGCGCGGAGCGGGTATTTGAAGTGCTTGACGAGAAGGAAGAGGTAGAAGATGCTCCCGATGCTGTCGAGCTTCGTTCTCCCAAAGGCGAGGTTGTATTTGAAAATGTGCAGTTCGGCTACCGCAGCGACGTACAGATTCTGAAAGGCGTCAGCTTCAAGGCGGAAGCCGGCAGCAGCACAGCCTTAGTCGGACCGACCGGAGCGGGGAAAACAACCGTCATTAATCTGCTCAGCCGGTTTTATGACGTGACAGGCGGGCGGATTCTCATTGACGGGAGAGATATCCGGGATTACACGAGAGACAGTCTTCGCCGGACCTTTGGCATTGTACTTCAGGATACGTATCTATTCTCCGGCACGGTGAAAGAAAACCTGAAGTACGGCAAGCCGGAGGCAACCGATGAGGAAGTTCGGAGAGCGGCACGTATGGCGGGAGCGGATGGTTTCATCAGGCGCCTGACCCAGCAATACGATACTCCGCTTACGGAGAACGGGGGCAACCTGAGCCAAGGGCAGCGGCAATTGCTCGCTATTGCCAGAGCTATTCTTGCCGAGCCGTCCATTCTTATTCTGGATGAAGCGACCAGCAGCATTGATACCCGGACCGAGCTCCGGATTCAAGAAGCGATGCTTCAGATGATGGAAGGACGCACCAGCTTTATCATCGCCCACCGGCTGTCTACGATTCAGAATGCCGATACGATTCTCGTTATCGACAAAGGAACGATTGCCGAGCAAGGCTCCCACAGCGAACTGATGGAGAAGGAAGGCCTTTATTACGGCATGCACCGGAATTTAACGGTATAG
- a CDS encoding radical SAM/SPASM domain-containing protein has product MKRFKKFYIEITSICNLACSFCPPTERAKGFISIEDFTERLDQIKPFTDYIYFHLKGEPLLHPKIDQLLDISHEKGFKVNITTNGTLLQKNKDKLLSKPALRQMNFSLHSFDGHAGSKDKEGYISGVLSFVREAMEQTNMITSFRLWNLTQDNMTNAERQRNREILSMIENEFELDYLIEEKVMPGSGVKIADRVYLNQDYEFEWPDLRAKEDDGKGFCYGLRNQAGILIDGTVVPCCLDGEGVINLGNMNEQRFSDIIEGERATNLLEGFSRREAVEELCRKCGYRQRFGK; this is encoded by the coding sequence ATGAAGAGATTCAAGAAATTTTATATCGAAATTACGAGTATTTGTAACCTGGCGTGCTCCTTCTGTCCACCGACCGAACGCGCAAAAGGTTTTATTAGCATAGAAGATTTCACGGAGCGGCTTGATCAGATCAAACCGTTTACGGACTATATTTATTTTCATTTAAAGGGCGAGCCGCTGCTTCATCCCAAGATTGACCAGCTGCTGGATATCAGCCACGAGAAGGGCTTTAAGGTCAATATCACGACGAACGGAACGCTGCTTCAGAAAAATAAAGATAAACTGCTGTCCAAGCCGGCGCTACGGCAGATGAACTTCTCGCTTCATAGCTTTGACGGGCATGCCGGCTCCAAGGATAAGGAAGGGTATATCAGCGGCGTATTATCTTTCGTCCGCGAAGCGATGGAACAGACGAACATGATTACTTCGTTCCGCTTGTGGAATTTGACGCAGGATAATATGACGAATGCGGAGAGACAGCGGAACCGCGAGATCTTGTCGATGATTGAGAACGAATTCGAATTGGATTATCTTATCGAAGAAAAGGTTATGCCCGGAAGCGGAGTCAAGATCGCCGATCGCGTTTATTTGAATCAAGACTATGAATTCGAATGGCCGGACCTGAGAGCGAAGGAGGACGACGGAAAAGGCTTCTGCTACGGACTGCGGAATCAGGCAGGCATACTTATTGACGGTACCGTGGTGCCATGCTGCCTCGACGGCGAGGGTGTTATCAATCTTGGCAATATGAATGAGCAGCGGTTCTCGGACATCATCGAAGGCGAGCGTGCGACAAATCTCTTGGAAGGCTTCTCGAGACGGGAAGCGGTTGAGGAGCTATGCCGCAAATGCGGCTACCGCCAGCGCTTCGGCAAATAA